In the Clostridium beijerinckii genome, one interval contains:
- the aroB gene encoding 3-dehydroquinate synthase has translation MEDLVVELGERSYPIIIKKGLIDEVNLEIQKVFKGKKIFILTDKNVGSHYGDRIKSCLIKSGYDVKLMELEPGEETKAFSTLPLIYNELLDFKITRSDLIITLGGGVIGDLGGFAASTFLRGVDFVQIPTSLLAQVDSSVGGKVAVDLERGKNLVGSFYHPKLVLIDPNVLETLSERFFRDGMAEVIKYGCIKDKEFFYFLKSLKNKEEVMNNIEKIIHKCCFIKKCVVENDEKDTGERMLLNFGHTLGHAIETYYNFKKFTHGEAVAIGMYEISKIAENKGLTDQGVSEEIREILVQYNLPYEVEIDDSSEVLDTIALDKKNIDNVLKVVLLRNIGESYLEKTNVEFFS, from the coding sequence ATGGAAGATTTAGTTGTTGAACTTGGTGAAAGAAGTTATCCAATCATAATTAAAAAAGGATTAATTGATGAAGTAAATCTGGAAATCCAAAAAGTTTTTAAAGGTAAAAAGATATTTATACTAACTGATAAAAATGTAGGTTCTCATTATGGAGATAGGATAAAATCATGTTTAATTAAATCAGGATATGATGTTAAGCTAATGGAACTAGAGCCAGGTGAGGAAACTAAAGCGTTTAGTACCCTTCCTTTGATATATAATGAACTATTAGATTTTAAAATTACAAGAAGTGACTTGATTATAACTTTAGGCGGAGGAGTAATTGGAGATCTTGGAGGATTTGCTGCATCAACTTTCTTAAGAGGTGTAGATTTTGTTCAAATACCAACTTCACTTCTTGCTCAAGTTGATAGCAGCGTAGGTGGAAAGGTTGCTGTAGATTTAGAAAGAGGTAAAAATTTAGTGGGAAGTTTTTATCATCCTAAATTAGTTTTAATAGATCCAAATGTACTTGAAACTTTAAGTGAAAGATTTTTTAGGGACGGAATGGCAGAGGTTATTAAATACGGATGTATAAAAGATAAGGAATTCTTTTACTTTTTGAAAAGCTTAAAAAATAAAGAAGAGGTTATGAACAATATAGAAAAAATTATCCACAAATGTTGCTTTATAAAAAAATGCGTTGTGGAAAATGATGAAAAAGATACTGGAGAGAGAATGCTGCTAAATTTTGGACATACACTAGGTCATGCCATAGAGACATATTATAACTTTAAGAAGTTTACACATGGGGAAGCAGTAGCTATAGGAATGTATGAAATAAGTAAGATTGCAGAAAATAAAGGATTAACTGATCAAGGCGTTAGTGAAGAGATAAGAGAGATACTAGTGCAATACAATCTTCCTTATGAAGTTGAAATAGATGATAGCTCGGAAGTTTTAGATACAATAGCATTAGATAAGAAAAATATTGATAATGTATTAAAAGTAGTATTATTAAGAAATATTGGAGAATCATATTTAGAAAAAACAAATGTAGA
- the aroF gene encoding 3-deoxy-7-phosphoheptulonate synthase: protein MVVILKQKAKQEEIERLTKQLEAKGVSVSLVVGSDVSILGLVGDTSAIDPSVVAANGIVERVMKVQEPFKKANRMFHPEDTIVDINGVKIGGKKIAMIAGPCSVESEEQIIEIAKEVKEIGANLLRGGAFKPRTSPYAFQGMKYEGLELLKKARANTGLPIVTELMSPYDIETFVENVDVIQVGARNMQNFDLLKELGKTNKPILLKRGLSATIEEWLMSAEYIMAGGNENVILCERGIRTFENYTRNTLDLSAVPAVKKLSHLPIVIDPSHSAGKYWMVEPLAKAAVAVGADGLIIEVHNDPENALCDGPQSIKPSKFAKLMEELKVIAAAVGREI, encoded by the coding sequence ATGGTAGTAATATTAAAGCAAAAAGCAAAGCAGGAAGAAATAGAAAGATTGACAAAACAACTAGAAGCAAAGGGTGTTTCAGTGAGCTTAGTTGTTGGATCAGATGTTAGTATCTTAGGATTAGTTGGGGATACAAGTGCAATAGATCCTTCAGTTGTAGCGGCTAATGGAATAGTTGAAAGAGTTATGAAAGTTCAAGAACCTTTCAAAAAAGCAAATAGAATGTTTCATCCAGAAGATACAATAGTAGACATTAATGGAGTTAAAATTGGGGGAAAGAAAATAGCAATGATTGCAGGTCCATGTTCTGTTGAAAGTGAAGAACAAATCATTGAAATAGCAAAAGAAGTTAAAGAAATTGGGGCAAATTTATTAAGAGGCGGAGCATTTAAGCCAAGAACTTCACCGTATGCGTTTCAGGGAATGAAATATGAAGGATTAGAGCTTTTAAAAAAAGCAAGAGCAAATACAGGATTGCCAATAGTTACAGAGCTTATGTCTCCTTATGATATAGAGACATTTGTTGAAAATGTAGATGTAATTCAAGTTGGTGCTAGAAATATGCAAAATTTTGATTTGTTAAAGGAACTTGGAAAAACTAACAAGCCCATATTATTAAAAAGAGGTTTATCAGCAACTATAGAGGAATGGTTAATGTCAGCTGAATATATTATGGCTGGTGGTAATGAAAATGTAATTCTGTGCGAAAGAGGAATAAGAACATTTGAAAACTATACAAGAAATACTTTAGACTTAAGTGCAGTACCTGCTGTTAAAAAATTAAGTCACTTACCTATAGTAATTGATCCGAGTCATTCTGCAGGAAAGTACTGGATGGTTGAACCTCTAGCAAAAGCAGCGGTTGCAGTTGGAGCAGATGGACTTATTATTGAAGTTCATAATGATCCAGAAAATGCATTATGTGATGGTCCACAATCAATAAAGCCAAGTAAGTTTGCAAAACTTATGGAAGAGTTAAAAGTTATTGCAGCGGCTGTTGGAAGAGAAATATAA